The following are encoded together in the Pseudoclavibacter endophyticus genome:
- a CDS encoding LysR family transcriptional regulator: MPEPLDLVALRSLTEIAEAGSFTGAARSLGISQPAVSQHVRALETRFSTRLVHRDGRRMVFTTSGERVLAAARRLLSVHDEVVRALEPPETPPIVVGCIDHAVSSVLPGVLAELGRAAPARRVVVHVERAETLSEGLRDGWIDVAVVLGGDWSVPGDEAGRFELRWVTAAAGGSETGAGAGAETSVPLVVSREPCRIRNRALSLVAEAGIAGHIAAESSTLEGVVAAARTGLGVALLPMPHGTTNGFTERAGLPEAGSIPVRVVAGERTDPEIRAAALRGAINALGAGAAAPGDRVAPGAEPHR, from the coding sequence ATGCCAGAGCCGCTCGATCTCGTCGCACTCCGCAGCCTGACGGAGATCGCCGAGGCCGGCTCGTTCACTGGGGCCGCACGGTCGCTCGGCATCAGCCAGCCGGCCGTGTCGCAGCACGTGCGAGCGCTCGAGACGCGCTTCAGCACGCGGCTGGTGCACCGGGATGGGCGGCGCATGGTCTTCACCACGTCGGGCGAGCGCGTGCTCGCCGCGGCCCGAAGGCTGCTCAGCGTGCACGATGAGGTCGTTCGCGCGCTCGAGCCTCCCGAGACACCGCCCATCGTCGTGGGCTGCATCGATCACGCCGTGTCGAGCGTGCTGCCCGGCGTGCTCGCCGAGCTCGGCCGTGCGGCGCCGGCGCGACGTGTCGTCGTGCACGTTGAGCGAGCGGAGACCCTCAGCGAGGGCCTGCGCGACGGGTGGATCGATGTCGCCGTCGTGCTCGGCGGCGACTGGAGCGTGCCCGGCGACGAGGCGGGCCGGTTCGAACTCCGCTGGGTCACGGCGGCCGCCGGCGGCTCGGAGACCGGGGCGGGGGCGGGCGCGGAAACCTCTGTTCCCCTCGTCGTGAGCCGCGAGCCGTGCCGCATCCGCAACCGTGCGCTGTCGCTCGTGGCCGAGGCCGGCATCGCGGGGCACATCGCGGCCGAGTCGTCGACTCTCGAGGGGGTCGTGGCGGCGGCCCGGACGGGGCTCGGGGTGGCGCTGCTTCCCATGCCGCACGGCACGACGAACGGCTTCACCGAGCGCGCCGGCCTGCCAGAGGCGGGCTCGATCCCCGTGCGCGTCGTCGCGGGCGAGCGCACCGACCCTGAGATTCGGGCGGCCGCACTTCGCGGGGCCATCAACGCGCTGGGAGCGGGCGCCGCGGCGCCGGGCGACCGCGTCGCTCCCGGCGCTGAGCCGCACCGCTAG
- a CDS encoding M3 family metallopeptidase — translation MTSTTPHQSAAALPAGNPFAAPSELPCELPPFERIRDEHFLPAFDAGFAQHRAEIEAIASNPEPATFANTIEALERSGELLARVSDVFWNLTSAHSTPALEAIEREISPRSAQHADAIFLNGALAQRVRDLASRSGDLDLTPEQAHVLERTELEFRVHGAALDDAVKVELADINTRLAALSTRFEQRLLAATADAALVVDTPEELDGLDEAEIEAAREAARAKSHDGYRLPLVLFTAHPALARLTNRDVRRRLFDASVGRAAGGEHDSTETVLEIVRLRARRAELIGFPSHSELAAAESTAGSPTAIADRLELLATPAARNARREREVLQAFADELQDAAGAERFELESWDWPYYAELVRSRDFDLDAAALRPYFGAERVLRDGVFWAASQLYGLTFAERDDLVGYHPDVRVFEVGDADGQVLGLYLLDLFAREEKSGGAWMSSFRQQNELLGHPTVIVNVLNVPKPAGDAPTLLTLDEVTTLYHEFGHALHGLLAHVVYPSSGGTSVPRDFVEFPSQVNEMWMLWPEVVRHSTAHVTTGAPLPDDLIDRLEAASTFNQGFETVEYLAASVIDQAWHTLSAAEADAVTDIDAFEAAALTRAGLDVAGVRSRYHSRYFKHVFAGGYAAGYYGYIWSEVLDADTVEWFREHGGLLRTNGDRFRQHVLGVGGSRDAMDAVRAFLGREPRIEPLLERRGLTS, via the coding sequence GTGACTTCGACGACGCCCCACCAATCAGCCGCCGCGCTCCCCGCCGGCAACCCCTTCGCGGCGCCGAGCGAGCTGCCGTGCGAGCTGCCGCCGTTCGAACGCATCCGCGATGAGCACTTTCTGCCCGCGTTCGACGCGGGCTTCGCGCAGCACCGCGCGGAGATCGAGGCGATCGCCTCGAACCCGGAGCCAGCGACCTTCGCGAACACCATCGAGGCGCTCGAACGTTCGGGCGAGCTGCTCGCGCGGGTGAGCGACGTGTTCTGGAACCTCACGTCCGCCCACTCGACACCGGCACTCGAGGCGATCGAGCGCGAGATCAGCCCGCGCAGCGCGCAGCACGCCGATGCGATCTTCCTCAACGGTGCCCTCGCTCAACGGGTGCGCGACCTCGCGTCGCGATCCGGTGACCTCGACCTGACGCCGGAGCAGGCCCACGTGCTCGAACGCACCGAACTCGAGTTCCGCGTGCACGGAGCGGCGCTCGACGACGCGGTCAAGGTCGAGCTGGCCGACATCAACACACGGCTCGCCGCGCTGTCGACGCGATTCGAGCAGCGCCTGCTGGCGGCGACGGCCGACGCGGCGCTCGTCGTCGACACGCCGGAGGAGCTCGACGGGCTCGACGAGGCCGAGATCGAGGCGGCCCGAGAGGCCGCTCGCGCGAAAAGCCACGACGGGTACCGGCTCCCGCTCGTGCTCTTCACGGCGCATCCAGCCCTGGCGCGCCTCACGAACCGCGACGTGCGCCGGCGTCTGTTCGACGCATCCGTCGGCCGCGCCGCCGGCGGCGAGCACGACAGCACCGAGACGGTGCTCGAGATCGTGCGGCTTCGTGCGCGGCGGGCCGAGCTGATCGGCTTCCCCAGTCACTCGGAGCTCGCCGCCGCCGAGTCGACGGCGGGGTCGCCGACCGCGATCGCGGATCGGCTCGAACTGCTCGCGACGCCGGCGGCCCGCAACGCCCGCCGCGAGCGCGAGGTGCTGCAGGCGTTCGCGGACGAGCTGCAGGATGCCGCGGGTGCCGAGCGCTTCGAGCTCGAGTCGTGGGACTGGCCGTACTACGCCGAACTCGTGCGTTCGCGCGACTTCGACCTCGACGCGGCGGCGCTGCGCCCGTACTTCGGGGCCGAGCGCGTGCTGCGCGATGGCGTGTTCTGGGCCGCCTCGCAGCTCTACGGGCTCACCTTCGCCGAGCGAGACGACCTGGTCGGCTATCACCCCGACGTGCGCGTGTTCGAGGTCGGCGACGCCGACGGGCAAGTGCTCGGCCTCTACCTGCTCGATCTCTTCGCGCGCGAGGAGAAGAGCGGCGGGGCGTGGATGAGCAGCTTCCGGCAGCAGAACGAGCTGCTCGGTCACCCCACCGTGATCGTGAACGTGCTGAACGTGCCGAAGCCGGCCGGCGACGCGCCGACCTTGCTCACGCTCGACGAGGTCACGACGCTGTATCACGAGTTCGGTCACGCGCTGCACGGCCTGCTCGCCCATGTCGTGTACCCCTCCTCTGGCGGCACGAGCGTGCCCCGCGACTTCGTCGAGTTCCCGAGCCAGGTGAACGAGATGTGGATGCTGTGGCCCGAGGTCGTGCGCCACTCGACCGCGCACGTCACCACGGGCGCACCCCTGCCCGACGACCTCATCGACCGACTCGAGGCGGCCTCGACGTTCAATCAGGGCTTCGAGACCGTCGAGTACCTCGCCGCGAGCGTCATCGACCAGGCGTGGCACACGCTCTCGGCCGCCGAGGCCGACGCGGTGACCGACATCGACGCCTTCGAGGCCGCCGCCCTGACGCGCGCCGGGCTCGACGTGGCCGGCGTGCGCAGCCGCTACCACTCGCGGTACTTCAAACACGTCTTCGCCGGCGGTTACGCGGCCGGGTATTACGGTTACATCTGGTCCGAGGTCCTCGACGCCGACACGGTCGAGTGGTTCCGCGAGCACGGGGGCTTGCTGCGGACGAACGGCGACCGCTTCCGCCAGCACGTGCTCGGTGTCGGTGGTTCGCGCGACGCGATGGATGCCGTGCGCGCGTTCCTGGGCCGCGAGCCGCGCATCGAGCCCCTTCTCGAACGGCGCGGGTTGACGAGCTAG
- a CDS encoding arsenate-mycothiol transferase ArsC, which translates to MIDATIAGQGTAAPYIVFVCKKNGGKSQMAAALMRHEAGDRVHVASAGTAPGETLNAQSVESLAELGIGVGDEQPKPLTDEMVAAADLIVVLGAEARVEPANGTPVETWITDEPSERGIGGMERMRLVRDDIAARVRELAARFVHGAA; encoded by the coding sequence GTGATCGACGCCACCATTGCCGGGCAGGGCACCGCCGCCCCGTACATCGTGTTCGTCTGCAAGAAGAACGGTGGCAAGTCGCAGATGGCCGCAGCGCTCATGCGCCACGAGGCCGGTGACCGAGTGCACGTTGCATCGGCCGGCACCGCGCCCGGTGAGACCCTCAACGCGCAGTCGGTCGAGTCGCTCGCTGAGCTCGGCATCGGAGTGGGCGACGAGCAACCCAAGCCGCTCACGGACGAGATGGTCGCCGCCGCCGACCTGATCGTCGTGCTGGGTGCCGAGGCCAGGGTCGAGCCCGCCAACGGCACGCCGGTCGAGACATGGATCACCGACGAACCCTCCGAGCGCGGCATCGGCGGCATGGAGCGGATGCGCCTCGTGCGTGACGACATCGCGGCGCGGGTGCGAGAGCTCGCGGCGCGGTTCGTGCACGGCGCGGCGTAG
- a CDS encoding GNAT family N-acetyltransferase — translation MSTSGHLPSRRQASRQARSREASIVVRPISRGDFFGWHDAFAAFLAESGQQLSETHALRVWQWLEARPARLEGLIALLDDRVVGILHFQETVVPQTGTVEFQLQDLYVAPDVRMRGINDELIGAVYAEAERRGVDRISTFTPGDDEASIRYWDRLGDRSHIVGHGMRVQSRA, via the coding sequence ATGAGCACATCCGGTCACCTTCCTTCACGCCGTCAAGCTTCTCGCCAGGCTCGCTCCCGCGAGGCGAGCATCGTCGTCCGCCCCATCTCGCGGGGCGATTTCTTCGGGTGGCACGATGCCTTCGCGGCGTTCCTCGCCGAGTCGGGCCAGCAACTGAGCGAGACGCACGCGCTGCGCGTGTGGCAGTGGCTCGAGGCACGGCCCGCGCGCCTCGAAGGGCTCATCGCCCTGCTCGATGATCGCGTGGTGGGGATCCTGCACTTCCAGGAGACCGTCGTGCCGCAGACGGGCACGGTCGAGTTCCAGCTGCAAGACCTCTACGTGGCGCCCGACGTGAGGATGCGCGGGATCAACGACGAGCTCATCGGGGCCGTCTACGCCGAGGCCGAGAGGCGCGGCGTCGATCGCATCTCGACGTTCACCCCCGGCGACGACGAGGCCTCGATCCGCTACTGGGACCGTCTCGGCGATCGGAGCCACATCGTCGGGCACGGCATGCGCGTGCAGTCACGGGCCTGA
- the valS gene encoding valine--tRNA ligase, whose amino-acid sequence MTTPANVPDKPALEGLEAKWGEAWEQSGVYRFDRDGATRADVYSVDTPPPTASGSLHIGHVFSYTHTDVVSRYQRMRGKRVFYPMGWDDNGLPTERRVQNYYGVRCDPSLPYDPGFTPPQQGAAKSVKAADQVPISRRNFIELCEALTIEDEQAFEQLWRRLGLSVDWTQTYRTIDDDSRAASQRAFLRNIERGEAYQAMAPTLWDVTFRTAVAQAELEDRDQPGAYHTLAFHRVDADGTRTGDDVVIETTRPELLPACVALVAHPDDERYQPLFGTNVATPLFGVEVPVLAHPLAQPDKGSGIAMICTFGDVTDVVWWRELQLPNRTILGQDGRIVSTPPEAIASEAGLAAYAELAGKTVFSAKKAIVELLQDSGEMLGDAKPIQHPVKFFEKGDKPLEIVSTRQWYVRNGASDDALKARLIELGRELRFHPDFMRVRYENWVEGLSGDWLISRQRFFGVPIPVWYPLDADGNPDYDRVITPPQEALPVDPSTDVPAGYSEEQRGVPGGFAGELDVMDTWMTSSLTPQLAGGWERDPELFDVVFPYDVRPQGQDIIRTWLFSTMLRSQLEHGSAPWKHATISGFIVDPDRKKMSKSKGNVVTPADILEKHGSDAVRYWAASSRLGTDAAFDPQNPTQIKIGRRLAIKVLNATKLVLGYGDAPGTIGRTIDPDALAAVVTNPLDRAMLASLADVVRDATGAFEAFNHARALEVTETFFWTFCDDYVELVKERAYGGADADGSTAQRDSAVAAMRAAVQVLLRLFAPFIPFAAEESWSWIAAGTGSAPDAGASVHAAAWPTADEFASAADASDTVLGLASRALTSIRGAKTAAKASQKTPVASAEIAAPGAELELLRQVAGDLEAVGRIAELRFSEADDLEVRDIELAEAEASA is encoded by the coding sequence ATGACCACACCTGCGAACGTGCCCGACAAGCCGGCCCTCGAGGGCCTCGAGGCGAAGTGGGGTGAGGCCTGGGAGCAGTCGGGCGTGTACCGCTTCGACCGCGATGGCGCGACCCGCGCCGACGTCTACTCGGTCGACACCCCGCCGCCGACCGCTTCGGGTTCGCTGCACATCGGTCACGTCTTCTCGTACACGCACACCGACGTCGTGAGCCGGTATCAGCGCATGCGGGGCAAGCGCGTGTTCTACCCGATGGGCTGGGACGACAACGGCCTTCCGACCGAGCGCCGCGTGCAGAACTACTACGGGGTGCGCTGCGACCCGTCACTGCCGTACGACCCCGGCTTCACGCCCCCGCAGCAGGGCGCGGCGAAGAGCGTCAAAGCCGCCGACCAGGTGCCCATCTCGCGCCGCAACTTCATCGAGCTGTGCGAGGCGCTCACGATCGAGGACGAGCAGGCCTTCGAGCAGCTGTGGCGCCGGCTCGGCCTGTCGGTCGACTGGACGCAGACGTACCGCACGATCGACGACGACTCGCGCGCGGCATCCCAGCGCGCGTTCCTGCGCAACATCGAGCGCGGCGAGGCGTATCAGGCGATGGCGCCCACGCTGTGGGACGTCACGTTCCGGACGGCCGTCGCCCAGGCCGAGCTCGAGGACCGCGACCAGCCGGGCGCCTACCACACGCTCGCGTTCCACCGCGTCGACGCCGACGGCACCCGAACGGGCGACGACGTCGTCATCGAGACGACCCGGCCGGAACTGCTGCCCGCCTGCGTGGCGTTGGTCGCGCATCCGGATGATGAGCGCTATCAGCCGCTCTTCGGCACGAACGTCGCGACGCCACTGTTCGGGGTCGAGGTGCCCGTGCTCGCCCACCCGCTCGCGCAGCCCGACAAGGGCTCCGGCATCGCCATGATCTGCACCTTCGGCGATGTGACCGACGTGGTCTGGTGGCGGGAACTGCAGCTGCCGAACCGGACGATCCTCGGCCAGGATGGCCGGATCGTCTCGACGCCACCGGAGGCGATCGCGAGCGAAGCCGGCCTGGCCGCCTACGCCGAGCTCGCCGGCAAGACGGTGTTCTCGGCCAAGAAGGCCATCGTGGAGCTGCTGCAGGACTCGGGCGAGATGCTCGGCGACGCGAAGCCCATCCAACACCCGGTGAAGTTCTTCGAGAAGGGCGACAAGCCGCTCGAGATCGTCTCGACGCGCCAGTGGTACGTGCGCAACGGCGCGAGCGACGACGCGCTCAAGGCGCGGCTCATCGAGCTGGGCCGCGAGCTGCGGTTCCACCCCGACTTCATGCGCGTTCGCTACGAGAACTGGGTCGAGGGCCTCTCGGGCGACTGGCTCATCTCGCGCCAGCGCTTCTTCGGCGTGCCGATTCCGGTTTGGTACCCGCTCGACGCCGACGGCAACCCCGACTACGACCGTGTGATCACGCCGCCGCAGGAGGCGCTGCCCGTCGACCCCTCGACCGATGTTCCGGCCGGCTATTCCGAGGAGCAGCGGGGCGTGCCCGGTGGTTTCGCCGGCGAGCTCGACGTCATGGACACGTGGATGACGTCGTCGCTCACCCCGCAGCTCGCGGGCGGCTGGGAGCGCGACCCCGAGCTGTTCGACGTGGTGTTCCCGTATGACGTGCGCCCGCAGGGCCAGGACATCATCCGCACCTGGCTCTTCTCGACCATGCTGCGCAGCCAGCTCGAGCACGGTTCGGCCCCGTGGAAGCACGCGACGATCTCGGGCTTCATCGTCGATCCCGACCGGAAGAAGATGTCGAAGTCCAAGGGCAACGTCGTCACGCCCGCCGACATCCTCGAGAAGCACGGGTCGGATGCTGTGCGCTATTGGGCGGCCTCGTCGCGCCTCGGAACCGACGCCGCCTTCGACCCGCAGAACCCGACCCAGATCAAGATCGGCCGTCGCCTCGCGATCAAGGTGCTCAACGCGACGAAGCTCGTGCTCGGCTACGGCGATGCGCCAGGCACGATCGGGCGAACGATCGACCCCGATGCGCTGGCCGCCGTCGTCACCAATCCGCTCGACCGGGCCATGCTCGCCTCGCTGGCCGACGTCGTGCGCGACGCGACAGGGGCGTTCGAGGCGTTCAACCACGCCCGCGCGCTCGAGGTGACCGAGACATTCTTCTGGACGTTCTGCGACGACTACGTCGAGCTCGTGAAGGAGCGCGCGTACGGAGGCGCCGACGCCGACGGGTCGACGGCGCAGCGGGATTCGGCCGTCGCCGCCATGCGCGCGGCCGTACAGGTGCTGCTGCGGCTCTTCGCGCCCTTCATCCCGTTCGCGGCCGAGGAGTCGTGGTCGTGGATCGCCGCGGGGACCGGATCGGCCCCAGACGCCGGCGCGTCGGTGCACGCCGCCGCGTGGCCGACGGCCGACGAGTTCGCGAGCGCCGCCGACGCGAGTGACACGGTGCTCGGCCTCGCGAGCCGGGCCCTCACGAGCATCCGCGGCGCGAAGACGGCCGCGAAGGCCTCGCAGAAGACGCCAGTGGCGTCGGCCGAGATCGCGGCGCCCGGCGCAGAGCTCGAGCTGCTCCGGCAGGTGGCCGGCGACCTCGAGGCCGTCGGGCGCATCGCCGAACTGCGGTTCAGCGAGGCCGATGACCTCGAGGTGCGCGACATCGAGCTCGCCGAGGCCGAGGCGAGCGCGTAG
- a CDS encoding NCS2 family permease: MTQKTTVFDRIDRWFAISQRGSTLSRELRGGVVTFVTISYILVLNPLILGGGPDVAGGSLEAVQIATSTALAAGALTVLFGFVANLPFALAAGLGINSFVAVSMVQQVTWAEAMGLVLLNGIVIVILGATGARTAIFRAVPAALKSAITVGIGLFIAFIGLVDSGFVTRTDAGPPVQLGYGGSIATVPTLVFVVTLLAIAVLVARKVPGAILIGIAGGTVVAIAVEALLQLGPLAENLGGWNLTVPALPSAIVAPPDFGLVATADPFGSFARVGPVAALMLLLTLVFMNFFDAMGAMTGLARNAGLAYDDGTFPRMRGAFVVEGLGAVVGGGTSSSSSTVYVDSAAGIGEGARTGLASVVTGMLFLLAMFFTPLALIVPQEVGAAALVVVGAMMMAQVVNVEWGDFAVALPAFLTIVTMPLTYSIANGIGIGFISWVIVAAFTGGIRRVHWLLWVVAAGFVLFFARGPLEALTG; encoded by the coding sequence GTGACGCAGAAGACCACCGTGTTCGATCGCATCGACCGCTGGTTCGCGATCTCGCAACGCGGCTCGACCCTCTCCCGCGAGCTCCGCGGCGGGGTCGTCACGTTCGTGACGATCTCGTACATCCTCGTCCTCAATCCGCTCATTCTCGGCGGCGGGCCCGATGTCGCGGGCGGTTCGCTCGAGGCGGTGCAGATCGCGACGTCGACGGCGCTCGCGGCCGGCGCGCTGACGGTGCTGTTCGGGTTCGTCGCCAACCTGCCGTTCGCGCTCGCGGCCGGCCTCGGCATCAACTCGTTCGTCGCGGTCTCGATGGTGCAGCAGGTGACGTGGGCCGAGGCGATGGGTCTCGTGCTGCTCAACGGCATCGTCATCGTCATCCTCGGAGCGACCGGTGCGCGGACGGCCATCTTCCGCGCCGTGCCGGCCGCGCTGAAGTCGGCGATCACGGTCGGCATCGGCCTGTTCATCGCCTTCATCGGGCTCGTCGACTCGGGTTTCGTCACGCGCACCGACGCCGGCCCGCCCGTGCAGCTCGGGTACGGCGGGTCGATCGCGACCGTGCCGACCCTCGTGTTCGTCGTGACGCTCTTGGCCATCGCGGTCCTCGTGGCCCGAAAGGTGCCCGGCGCCATCCTGATCGGCATCGCCGGCGGAACCGTCGTCGCGATCGCCGTCGAGGCCCTCCTGCAGCTCGGGCCCCTCGCCGAAAACCTCGGCGGCTGGAACCTCACGGTGCCGGCCCTCCCCTCGGCCATCGTGGCCCCGCCCGACTTCGGGCTCGTCGCGACGGCGGATCCCTTCGGCTCCTTCGCGCGCGTCGGTCCGGTCGCGGCGCTCATGCTGCTGCTCACGCTCGTGTTCATGAACTTCTTCGACGCCATGGGGGCCATGACGGGGCTCGCCCGCAACGCCGGCCTCGCCTACGACGACGGCACGTTTCCGCGGATGCGAGGGGCCTTCGTCGTCGAGGGGCTCGGTGCCGTGGTCGGCGGCGGCACATCGAGCTCGTCGAGCACGGTCTACGTCGACTCGGCGGCGGGAATCGGCGAGGGCGCTCGCACGGGGCTCGCCTCGGTCGTCACGGGGATGCTCTTCCTGCTCGCGATGTTCTTCACCCCGCTCGCGCTCATCGTGCCCCAGGAGGTCGGCGCGGCGGCGCTCGTCGTCGTCGGCGCCATGATGATGGCGCAGGTCGTCAACGTCGAGTGGGGCGACTTCGCCGTCGCGCTGCCCGCCTTCCTGACGATCGTCACGATGCCCCTCACGTACTCGATCGCCAACGGCATCGGCATCGGGTTCATCTCCTGGGTCATCGTGGCGGCCTTCACCGGCGGCATCCGTCGCGTGCACTGGCTGCTGTGGGTGGTCGCGGCGGGCTTCGTGCTGTTCTTCGCAAGGGGACCGCTCGAAGCGCTCACCGGGTGA
- a CDS encoding RidA family protein — translation MSNDPTPRRRSIELPGFGHENPIPVASRIGPFVYSGAITGKNLETRAFPDSLDEQVAIVFGRIRDLMAVAGGTVDDIIKLSVHLADPSDRSALNREWLAMFPDADSRPARHVSGGELSGGALVNVELVAILPD, via the coding sequence ATGAGCAACGACCCAACCCCTCGCCGCCGGAGCATCGAATTGCCCGGCTTCGGGCACGAGAACCCCATCCCCGTCGCCAGCCGCATCGGGCCCTTCGTCTACTCGGGCGCGATCACGGGCAAGAACCTCGAGACGAGGGCGTTCCCCGACTCGCTCGACGAACAGGTCGCCATCGTCTTCGGCCGCATCCGCGACCTCATGGCGGTGGCCGGTGGCACCGTCGACGACATCATCAAGCTCAGCGTGCACCTCGCCGACCCGAGCGACCGCTCGGCCCTCAACCGCGAGTGGCTCGCGATGTTCCCCGATGCCGACAGCCGGCCCGCACGCCACGTCTCCGGCGGCGAGCTGAGTGGCGGCGCGCTCGTCAACGTCGAGCTCGTCGCGATCCTCCCTGACTGA
- a CDS encoding phosphoenolpyruvate carboxykinase (GTP), translating to MSPHAVVSTADVPQLSANPEVNEWVVATAELTKPTRVVWCDGSDAEYDRLTQEMVEAGTLIRLNPEKRPNSFLARSDAGDVARVESRTYICSKREDDAGPTNNWRDPAEMRAELHPLLDGSMRGRTMYVVPFAMGPLGGAITQYGIEITDSPYVVASMALMTRSGSAALEYITPERQWVKALHTVGAPLVDADGNAREDVPWPHNETKYITHFPEDREIISFGSGYGGNALLGKKCFALRIASAMARDEGWLAEHMLLIQVTNPAGRTFTITGAFPSATGKTNLAMMRPKLPGWKVETIGDDIVWMRKGADGRLYAINPEYGFFGVAPGTGYHTNPVAMETITKNTIFTNVALTDDGDVWWEGMTEDAPEHLIDWQGNDWEADSAGKAAHPNARFTVRASQCPTISPDWESPDGVPVDAILFGGRRASNVPLVFQSKSWEHGCYLGATLASEQTAAAEGPVGKLRRDPFAMQPFAGYHMADYWGHWLSIGEELGDKAPKIFQVNWFRKDEHGDFLWPGFGENIRAIKWVTRRIENAVDAVETPIGNLPRTRDIDVEGLKDLSRDDLEPLFEVNPRSWLVELDVTKAYFEELGDKVPAQLFSQLDEVRGGLRAAAKEDASS from the coding sequence ATGTCTCCACACGCCGTCGTGTCAACCGCCGATGTTCCGCAGCTTTCTGCGAACCCCGAGGTCAACGAGTGGGTCGTTGCCACGGCTGAGCTCACCAAGCCGACGCGGGTGGTCTGGTGCGACGGCAGCGACGCGGAGTACGACCGGCTCACGCAGGAGATGGTCGAGGCGGGCACCCTCATCCGGCTCAATCCAGAAAAGCGCCCCAACTCGTTCCTCGCGCGCTCCGACGCCGGCGATGTCGCGCGCGTCGAGAGCCGCACCTACATCTGCTCGAAGCGCGAAGACGACGCCGGCCCGACCAACAACTGGCGCGACCCGGCCGAGATGCGCGCGGAGCTGCACCCCCTGCTCGACGGCTCGATGCGCGGACGCACCATGTACGTCGTGCCGTTCGCGATGGGCCCGCTCGGCGGCGCCATCACGCAGTACGGCATCGAGATCACCGACTCGCCATACGTGGTGGCATCGATGGCGCTCATGACGCGCTCGGGCTCGGCGGCGCTCGAGTACATCACGCCGGAGCGCCAATGGGTCAAGGCGCTGCACACGGTTGGCGCGCCGCTCGTGGATGCGGACGGCAACGCCCGCGAGGACGTCCCGTGGCCGCACAACGAGACGAAGTACATCACCCACTTCCCCGAGGACCGCGAGATCATCTCGTTCGGCTCGGGCTACGGCGGCAACGCGCTCCTCGGCAAGAAATGCTTCGCCCTGCGCATCGCGTCGGCCATGGCCCGCGACGAGGGTTGGCTGGCCGAGCACATGCTGCTCATCCAGGTGACCAACCCGGCCGGCCGCACGTTCACGATCACGGGCGCATTCCCGTCGGCGACGGGCAAGACCAACCTCGCCATGATGCGGCCGAAGCTGCCGGGCTGGAAGGTCGAGACGATCGGCGACGACATCGTCTGGATGCGCAAGGGGGCGGACGGCCGCCTCTACGCGATCAACCCCGAGTACGGATTCTTCGGCGTCGCCCCCGGCACGGGCTACCACACGAACCCCGTCGCCATGGAGACGATCACGAAGAACACGATCTTCACCAACGTCGCGCTGACCGATGACGGCGACGTTTGGTGGGAGGGCATGACGGAGGACGCGCCGGAGCACCTCATCGACTGGCAGGGCAACGACTGGGAGGCAGACTCGGCCGGCAAGGCCGCGCACCCGAACGCCCGCTTCACCGTGCGCGCCTCGCAGTGCCCGACCATCTCGCCCGACTGGGAGTCGCCCGACGGCGTGCCGGTCGACGCGATCCTGTTCGGCGGGCGCCGCGCCTCGAACGTGCCGCTCGTGTTTCAGTCGAAGAGCTGGGAGCACGGCTGCTACCTCGGCGCGACGCTCGCGAGCGAGCAGACCGCTGCCGCCGAGGGCCCCGTCGGCAAGCTGCGCCGCGACCCGTTCGCCATGCAGCCGTTCGCCGGCTACCACATGGCCGACTACTGGGGCCACTGGCTCTCGATCGGCGAGGAGCTTGGTGACAAGGCACCCAAGATCTTCCAGGTCAACTGGTTCCGGAAGGACGAGCACGGCGACTTCCTGTGGCCAGGGTTCGGCGAGAACATCCGCGCCATCAAGTGGGTCACCCGCCGGATCGAGAACGCGGTCGATGCCGTCGAGACGCCGATCGGCAACCTGCCGCGCACGCGCGACATCGACGTGGAGGGGCTGAAGGACCTCTCCCGAGACGACCTCGAGCCGCTGTTCGAGGTGAACCCGCGGTCGTGGCTCGTCGAGCTCGACGTCACGAAGGCGTACTTCGAGGAGCTCGGCGACAAGGTGCCGGCGCAGCTCTTCTCGCAGCTCGACGAGGTACGCGGGGGGCTGCGGGCCGCCGCCAAGGAGGACGCCTCGTCGTAG